The following coding sequences are from one Arcobacter nitrofigilis DSM 7299 window:
- a CDS encoding AraC family transcriptional regulator, translating into MKKDTLQKRTKIANDIMYYIYTHIDTHIDIEELSIDLNVSKFHMHRIFKDAFGKNIYESIKSIRLQKASNLLLTNKYSTISNIANQCGYSSQSSFIKSFKERFDMTPKEWRSTGYKDYSHKILQQSQKAMESTANFSDMTPTIVKMPFFESFYIRNNGYNANIKETWQKLQTWILSNDIKDYQQIALFHDNPTITPLNECQYIACIVTDDKNIKSDRLPNFKISEGVYAKFDLVGKRGDILKFIHWVYHEWLPKSEYETTTKPSYVIYRKNNFLNEENEFDLSFYVSINY; encoded by the coding sequence ATGAAAAAAGATACCTTACAAAAAAGAACAAAAATAGCAAACGATATTATGTATTATATTTATACTCATATTGATACACATATTGATATAGAAGAGTTAAGTATTGATCTAAATGTTAGTAAGTTTCATATGCACAGAATCTTTAAAGATGCTTTTGGGAAAAACATTTATGAAAGTATTAAGTCAATAAGACTTCAAAAAGCCTCAAATCTACTCCTGACAAATAAGTATTCTACTATTTCAAATATCGCAAACCAGTGTGGATACTCTTCACAATCATCTTTTATAAAAAGCTTTAAAGAGAGATTTGATATGACTCCCAAAGAGTGGAGAAGTACGGGGTATAAAGATTACTCACATAAGATTTTACAACAATCTCAAAAGGCGATGGAGTCTACTGCAAATTTTAGTGATATGACACCAACTATCGTAAAAATGCCTTTTTTTGAGAGTTTTTATATTAGAAATAATGGTTATAATGCAAATATAAAAGAGACTTGGCAGAAGCTTCAAACTTGGATTTTATCAAATGATATAAAAGATTATCAACAAATAGCACTATTCCACGATAATCCAACTATTACACCTTTAAATGAGTGTCAATATATTGCTTGTATTGTAACAGATGATAAGAATATAAAAAGTGATAGATTGCCAAATTTTAAAATATCAGAGGGAGTTTATGCTAAATTTGATTTAGTAGGTAAAAGGGGTGATATTCTTAAATTTATACATTGGGTTTATCATGAATGGCTTCCTAAAAGTGAGTATGAAACAACAACCAAACCCTCATATGTCATATATAGAAAGAATAACTTTTTAAATGAAGAAAATGAGTTTGATTTGAGTTTTTATGTATCTATAAATTATTGA
- the murA gene encoding UDP-N-acetylglucosamine 1-carboxyvinyltransferase — translation MKYLKIQSSKNLQGEIKISGAKNATLPLLASTILSNNQINIGNLPDVVDINTMLKLLEMLGADYSKDKNKIKISTQNLKETKATYDIVKTMRASILVLGPLLSRFGHCEVSLPGGCAIGQRPVDLHLKAMEALGAKIEIKAGYIKATAPNGLKGAKIVFDKVTVGGTENAIMAAALADGKTHIINCAKEPEIVQLCEVLKNAGLDISGIGSSDITIIGTNKKLLEFKDFDIIPDRIEAGTYLCAGAITNSKLTITNVEPLHLEAVISKLEEMNFKIETEQNKITIFPSDNIKAVNIITTEYPGFPTDMQAQFMALATQANGTSTIDERLFENRYMHVSELLRMGADIHLNGNIASITGTPNKLNGTDVMATDLRASSALVLAALVSEGETNIHRIYHLDRGYEDLEGKLVKIGVNIKSFNE, via the coding sequence ATGAAATATCTAAAAATACAATCTTCTAAAAATCTACAAGGTGAAATAAAAATATCAGGGGCTAAAAATGCCACTTTGCCTCTACTTGCATCAACTATACTATCAAATAATCAAATCAATATTGGAAATCTTCCAGATGTAGTTGACATAAATACAATGCTAAAGTTACTAGAAATGTTAGGGGCTGATTATTCAAAAGATAAAAATAAAATAAAAATCTCAACACAAAATCTAAAAGAGACAAAAGCAACTTACGATATTGTAAAAACGATGAGAGCATCTATTTTAGTATTAGGACCACTTCTATCTAGATTTGGTCATTGTGAAGTTTCTCTTCCAGGTGGTTGTGCCATTGGACAAAGACCTGTTGATTTACACTTAAAAGCTATGGAAGCCTTAGGTGCAAAAATAGAGATCAAAGCTGGATATATAAAAGCAACTGCACCAAATGGTTTAAAGGGTGCAAAAATTGTTTTTGACAAAGTAACCGTGGGTGGAACAGAAAATGCAATTATGGCAGCAGCACTAGCTGATGGGAAAACACATATTATCAATTGTGCAAAAGAGCCTGAAATAGTACAATTATGTGAAGTTTTGAAAAATGCAGGATTAGATATAAGCGGAATTGGAAGTTCTGATATTACAATTATTGGTACAAATAAAAAACTTTTGGAATTTAAAGATTTTGATATAATACCTGATAGAATTGAAGCTGGAACATATTTATGTGCAGGAGCAATTACAAATTCTAAATTAACAATTACAAATGTAGAACCTTTGCATTTAGAAGCTGTAATTTCAAAATTAGAAGAGATGAATTTTAAAATTGAAACAGAACAAAATAAAATCACTATTTTTCCAAGTGATAATATAAAAGCTGTAAATATAATAACAACAGAATACCCAGGTTTTCCAACTGATATGCAAGCTCAATTTATGGCTCTTGCAACCCAAGCAAATGGGACAAGTACTATTGATGAAAGATTGTTTGAAAACAGATATATGCATGTGAGTGAGCTTTTAAGAATGGGTGCAGATATTCATCTTAATGGAAATATAGCAAGTATAACTGGTACTCCAAATAAACTAAACGGTACAGATGTTATGGCTACAGATTTAAGAGCTAGTTCTGCTTTAGTTTTAGCAGCACTTGTTTCAGAGGGTGAAACAAATATTCATAGAATTTATCATTTAGATAGAGGATATGAAGATTTAGAGGGGAAATTAGTAAAAATAGGTGTTAATATCAAAAGTTTTAATGAATAA
- a CDS encoding YigZ family protein yields MKYVQKEFSSVFEEKKSKFHAFLAPYSQFNEVMKRLKEEHPKARHFVYAYRYLNEFDQIIENSSDDGEPKGTSGKPCLNVMAGNELINTFVIVVRYFGGVKLGTGGLVRAYSDAVNSVINISKLQTYEKLEQRKLTCEYTDLSKLEYLISNQNINILNKEFDINIKLYLESTKEDFEIFEKDLPLNTKLEIKL; encoded by the coding sequence TTGAAATATGTTCAAAAAGAGTTTAGTTCAGTTTTTGAAGAGAAAAAATCAAAGTTTCATGCTTTTTTAGCTCCTTATTCGCAGTTTAATGAAGTAATGAAAAGATTAAAAGAAGAGCATCCAAAAGCTAGGCACTTTGTTTATGCATACCGATATTTAAACGAATTTGACCAAATTATTGAAAATAGTAGTGATGATGGAGAACCAAAAGGTACTAGTGGAAAGCCTTGCTTAAATGTAATGGCTGGAAATGAACTGATAAACACCTTCGTAATAGTTGTGAGATATTTTGGTGGAGTGAAACTTGGAACTGGTGGATTAGTAAGAGCTTATAGTGATGCTGTTAATAGTGTAATTAATATCTCAAAATTACAAACATATGAAAAACTAGAACAAAGAAAACTAACTTGTGAATATACTGATTTATCAAAGTTAGAGTATCTAATAAGTAATCAAAATATAAATATTTTAAATAAAGAGTTTGATATTAATATCAAATTATATCTTGAATCTACAAAAGAAGATTTTGAAATCTTTGAAAAAGATTTACCCCTAAATACTAAATTAGAAATAAAACTATAA
- the cmoA gene encoding carboxy-S-adenosyl-L-methionine synthase CmoA, producing the protein MIDKVFNKSIKKQFEFDEEVASVFDDMLNRSVPYYKEMQRLTINFALNFLEKDYKVFDLGCSTASTLIELGKHCNKKLNLIGIDNSQAMLNRASNKAKAFGVDIDFICGDIHDVDLSNANLIISNYTLQFIRPLQREKLIKKIYDSLEKKGVFIFSEKVISSNNVLNKQCIDEYYEFKKTQGYSEFEISQKREALENVLIPYTEDENKKMIKDAGFTHCETLFKWVNFATFIAIKE; encoded by the coding sequence ATGATAGATAAAGTATTTAATAAATCAATTAAAAAACAATTTGAATTTGACGAAGAGGTTGCATCGGTCTTTGATGATATGCTTAATCGTTCGGTTCCATACTATAAAGAGATGCAAAGATTAACTATAAACTTTGCACTAAATTTTTTAGAAAAAGATTATAAAGTTTTTGATTTAGGTTGCTCAACTGCATCAACACTAATAGAGCTTGGTAAGCATTGCAATAAAAAGTTAAATTTGATTGGTATTGATAATTCACAAGCCATGTTAAATAGAGCTTCAAACAAAGCTAAAGCTTTTGGTGTTGATATTGATTTTATTTGTGGTGATATTCATGATGTTGATTTATCAAATGCTAACTTAATTATATCTAACTACACACTTCAATTTATAAGACCTTTACAAAGGGAAAAACTTATAAAAAAAATATACGACTCTTTGGAAAAAAAAGGGGTTTTTATTTTTAGTGAAAAAGTAATTTCATCAAATAATGTTTTAAATAAACAGTGTATTGATGAGTATTATGAATTTAAAAAAACACAAGGTTATTCAGAATTTGAGATTTCTCAAAAAAGAGAAGCTTTGGAAAATGTTTTGATACCATATACAGAAGATGAAAATAAAAAAATGATAAAAGATGCTGGGTTTACCCATTGTGAAACACTTTTCAAGTGGGTTAATTTTGCAACATTTATAGCAATAAAAGAATAA
- the tlyA gene encoding 23S rRNA (cytidine-2'-O)-methyltransferase TlyA, producing the protein MRLDLFLTKAFDIQSRNKAHELIKANKIKIDGAIITKPSFNVEETHKVEILEDTFYVSRAAYKLKYFLDEIDLDLNDLTALDIGSSTGGFTQILLENGVKSVTCVDVGSNQLHEKIKHNKKIEFYENCDIRDFKSDKAFDIVTCDVSFISLHNIIDDINRLSTKNIIVLFKPQFEVGTNVKRDKKGMVKDKDAIDLARRKFLGVTVLLNWKLIKSSKSKLEGKDGNIEELFYFKKIEVEK; encoded by the coding sequence ATGAGATTAGATTTATTTTTAACAAAAGCTTTCGACATACAAAGTAGAAATAAGGCGCATGAACTTATAAAAGCAAATAAAATAAAAATAGATGGTGCCATTATAACAAAACCATCTTTTAATGTAGAAGAGACTCACAAAGTTGAAATACTAGAAGATACTTTTTATGTCTCAAGGGCTGCATATAAATTAAAATACTTCTTAGATGAAATTGATTTAGACCTAAATGATTTGACAGCTTTAGATATAGGCTCTAGCACCGGTGGCTTTACTCAAATACTTCTTGAAAATGGTGTTAAAAGTGTAACTTGCGTTGATGTAGGTTCCAATCAACTCCATGAAAAAATAAAACATAATAAAAAAATAGAGTTTTATGAAAACTGCGATATTAGAGATTTTAAAAGTGATAAAGCTTTTGATATCGTGACTTGCGATGTCTCTTTTATAAGTTTGCACAATATTATAGATGATATAAATAGATTATCAACAAAAAATATAATAGTATTATTTAAACCCCAATTTGAAGTTGGCACAAATGTCAAAAGAGATAAAAAAGGTATGGTAAAAGATAAAGATGCCATAGATCTTGCAAGAAGAAAATTTTTAGGAGTAACTGTTCTTTTAAATTGGAAACTAATAAAAAGCTCTAAAAGCAAACTAGAAGGAAAAGATGGCAATATTGAAGAGCTATTTTACTTCAAAAAAATAGAGGTAGAGAAATGA
- the bcp gene encoding thioredoxin-dependent thiol peroxidase translates to MLEVNSIAPDFCAPNQDDVEICLRDIKGSWIVLYFYPRDNTPGCTTEACDFTASMPEFDNLDATILGVSPDTPAKHRNFIEKQNLSITLLADVEKKMCEDYGVWQLKKFMGRESMGVVRTTFIINPKGEIAAVWEKVSVRKKKKVNGETIEILHVDEVKEKLQELQTK, encoded by the coding sequence ATGTTAGAAGTAAATTCAATAGCACCAGATTTTTGTGCACCAAATCAAGATGATGTAGAAATTTGTTTAAGAGACATAAAAGGGAGCTGGATAGTTTTATATTTTTATCCAAGAGACAATACGCCAGGTTGTACAACTGAAGCTTGTGACTTTACAGCTTCTATGCCAGAATTTGACAACTTAGATGCTACTATTTTAGGAGTAAGTCCAGATACTCCTGCAAAACATAGAAACTTTATAGAAAAACAAAATTTAAGCATAACACTACTTGCAGATGTTGAGAAAAAAATGTGTGAAGATTATGGGGTATGGCAACTTAAAAAGTTCATGGGTAGAGAATCTATGGGAGTAGTTAGAACTACATTTATTATAAACCCAAAAGGTGAAATTGCAGCAGTTTGGGAAAAAGTAAGTGTAAGAAAAAAGAAAAAAGTAAATGGGGAAACTATTGAGATTCTTCATGTAGATGAAGTAAAAGAAAAATTACAAGAGTTACAAACTAAATAA
- a CDS encoding HNH endonuclease, with protein MILGLDYIISSAIIIAFILPFYIYRKKIFKKYYVKNNISYFVHEVTIYLKDKYPKVNFDFSRINSIIRTNSYDQARILILEEMTKQFIELAFEKRTQKNIPKELLWASYEKESIPKNSTPNNLLRRKNFVIKRDNYKCNRCGKSIKIDTSMLLLIKDLDQGGTYHFENLSILCNDCNKIINSQAPEKLIKDLNIFNSMMRRYIK; from the coding sequence ATGATTCTTGGTTTAGATTATATAATCTCATCAGCAATCATAATTGCTTTTATACTACCTTTTTATATCTATAGAAAAAAAATATTCAAAAAATATTATGTTAAAAATAATATTTCTTATTTTGTACATGAAGTTACTATTTATTTAAAAGACAAATACCCAAAAGTAAATTTTGATTTTTCAAGAATTAATTCAATAATTAGAACAAACTCTTATGATCAAGCAAGAATATTGATTTTAGAAGAGATGACCAAACAATTTATAGAATTAGCATTTGAAAAAAGAACTCAAAAGAATATACCAAAAGAGCTATTATGGGCAAGTTATGAAAAAGAATCTATCCCAAAAAATAGTACACCAAATAACCTTTTAAGAAGAAAAAACTTTGTTATAAAAAGAGATAATTATAAATGTAATAGATGTGGTAAAAGTATTAAGATAGATACTTCAATGTTATTATTAATAAAAGATTTAGATCAAGGGGGAACCTATCATTTTGAAAACTTGAGTATTTTATGTAATGATTGTAATAAAATAATAAACTCACAAGCCCCAGAAAAACTAATAAAAGATTTGAATATTTTTAATTCAATGATGAGAAGATATATAAAATAA
- a CDS encoding HdrB C-terminal domain-containing protein, translating into MKLEISLFRFDCKSDYLPYYTKHFLNVEENNTLLTVLNKLNSEAEFSFENTQNSYFVVNGIYINVMTTCKQIKDNFGSDIKIEPLSIRRANKDFIINEDDFTSKLSILNKFITTDLLATHINKEIEKLYLSYKLYFYASNTLNVEHNYIGDAILLLASDLIERFPEKENEILYTIKECEYGIEFHTSLKNRILNFDQSIEDKIVNLRNKLNISKTVDKQNFKSSIAKTINFGTFKKAQDIKYDFKDFNLAYLKTEDTLDKSNLISKLKAKILNLPSLNQDLARDTFHLNPELTYKLTSTLMLDAYDSGADFIVVDNDQDFYLLDFNRKNMESVIGREINLPVLHINELENLAMGEHDLAKTTLKNHTLDPKII; encoded by the coding sequence ATGAAACTTGAAATTTCTTTATTTAGATTTGATTGCAAATCAGACTATTTACCATATTACACAAAACATTTTTTAAATGTTGAAGAAAATAACACACTTTTAACTGTATTAAATAAACTTAATAGTGAAGCTGAATTTTCTTTTGAAAACACTCAAAATAGTTACTTTGTTGTAAATGGTATTTACATAAATGTAATGACTACTTGTAAACAAATAAAAGATAACTTTGGTAGTGATATAAAAATAGAACCTCTAAGTATAAGAAGAGCAAATAAAGATTTTATAATCAATGAAGATGATTTTACTTCTAAACTTTCAATATTAAATAAATTTATTACTACAGATTTACTAGCTACTCATATTAATAAAGAAATAGAAAAACTGTATTTGTCTTATAAATTATATTTTTATGCTTCAAATACTTTAAATGTGGAACATAACTATATAGGAGATGCTATTCTTTTATTAGCTTCTGATTTAATAGAAAGATTTCCAGAAAAAGAAAATGAAATACTATATACAATCAAAGAGTGTGAATACGGGATAGAGTTTCATACAAGTCTAAAAAACAGAATTTTAAACTTCGACCAAAGTATTGAAGATAAAATTGTAAATTTGAGAAATAAGCTAAATATCTCAAAAACCGTTGATAAACAAAACTTCAAATCTTCTATAGCAAAAACAATCAATTTTGGTACATTTAAAAAAGCACAAGATATAAAATATGACTTCAAAGATTTTAATTTGGCTTATTTAAAAACAGAAGATACACTAGATAAATCAAACTTGATTTCCAAACTTAAAGCAAAAATACTTAACTTACCATCTTTAAATCAAGATTTAGCAAGAGATACTTTTCACTTAAATCCAGAATTAACTTACAAATTAACTTCAACTTTAATGCTTGATGCTTATGATAGTGGAGCTGATTTTATTGTCGTTGATAATGACCAAGATTTTTATTTATTAGATTTTAATAGAAAAAATATGGAAAGTGTAATAGGAAGAGAGATTAATCTTCCTGTTTTACATATAAATGAGCTTGAGAACTTGGCTATGGGGGAACATGATTTAGCAAAAACAACTTTAAAAAATCATACTCTAGACCCTAAAATAATTTAA
- a CDS encoding type II secretion system protein GspD — protein sequence MKIIILILLIFTIGAKANNSEYININFKDLDIEEFIKITSKQLDKNIFYLGKIEGKVDFVTNKSIKKQKLLELLKFTLLKKGYVLKDEGAIFKIENINAPLNSQEKIIEIMPIQNLEAQNVLKVLDKIYPNKKSNTNPLITIENDTNSLIIVGSKSDTEIIKKFINKIDISNPQIYIKAKIVEISETKTKEVGLEYGLNGFNKYSSTNLSTFSSSFNSLSNTAINFSEFSTFGFDLNSLSKGLNLSATINFLKQNQAIDVISEPSILCINNKESSIYVGETKSFKTGQTTNTSGTTESFKREEVGLRLKVKPRISDNKIILQINTVLEDVKESTTSENLDTSKKEVITTAILNNAESVIIGGLIKTKKFQTESGLPVLKDIPILGTLFKNEKYINDKMNLVVIITPYIVPKDSTLSIIKSKVDYLQSLEDVYVNSLIKKLEEKRTEKKSLEKISSSNALEKIYTNVEN from the coding sequence TTGAAGATTATAATTTTGATTTTATTAATTTTTACAATAGGGGCAAAGGCAAACAATAGTGAGTATATAAATATAAACTTCAAAGATTTAGATATCGAAGAGTTTATAAAAATTACTTCTAAACAGTTGGATAAAAATATTTTTTATCTAGGAAAAATAGAAGGGAAAGTAGATTTTGTAACTAATAAATCAATAAAAAAGCAGAAGCTTTTAGAACTTTTAAAATTTACTTTATTGAAAAAGGGTTATGTTTTAAAAGATGAAGGAGCTATTTTCAAAATAGAAAATATAAATGCACCTTTGAATTCACAAGAAAAAATAATCGAAATAATGCCTATTCAAAATCTTGAAGCCCAGAATGTACTAAAAGTTTTAGATAAAATTTATCCAAACAAAAAATCAAATACAAATCCCCTTATAACTATAGAAAATGATACAAATTCTCTTATCATAGTAGGAAGTAAAAGTGATACAGAGATTATAAAAAAATTTATCAATAAAATTGATATTTCAAATCCACAGATTTATATAAAAGCAAAAATTGTTGAAATTAGTGAAACTAAAACAAAAGAAGTTGGTTTGGAATATGGTTTAAATGGTTTTAATAAATATAGCTCTACAAACTTAAGTACTTTTTCTAGTTCATTTAATAGTTTGAGCAATACTGCAATTAATTTTAGTGAGTTTTCTACCTTTGGTTTTGATCTTAACTCTTTATCAAAGGGATTGAATTTAAGTGCAACAATAAACTTTTTAAAACAAAATCAAGCTATAGATGTAATATCTGAACCCTCAATTTTATGTATAAATAATAAAGAGTCTTCTATTTATGTAGGTGAAACAAAATCTTTCAAAACAGGACAGACAACAAATACTTCTGGAACAACAGAGTCATTTAAAAGAGAAGAAGTAGGTTTAAGACTAAAAGTAAAACCTAGAATATCAGATAATAAAATCATTTTACAAATCAATACAGTACTCGAAGATGTAAAAGAATCAACTACAAGTGAAAATCTTGATACGTCAAAAAAAGAAGTAATAACAACAGCTATATTAAATAATGCAGAAAGCGTAATAATAGGTGGACTAATAAAAACTAAAAAATTTCAAACAGAATCTGGACTTCCAGTTTTAAAGGATATTCCAATATTAGGAACTCTTTTTAAAAACGAAAAATATATAAATGATAAAATGAATCTTGTAGTAATTATAACACCTTATATAGTTCCTAAAGATTCAACACTAAGTATTATAAAAAGCAAGGTTGATTATCTACAAAGTTTAGAAGATGTTTATGTAAATAGTTTAATAAAAAAACTTGAAGAGAAAAGAACAGAAAAAAAGAGTTTGGAGAAAATTTCTTCTTCAAATGCATTAGAAAAGATTTATACTAATGTAGAAAACTAA
- a CDS encoding bifunctional riboflavin kinase/FAD synthetase has translation MNKDKKNITSIAIGGFDGMHIAHQSLFNNLTSNGAIIAIETGHANMTPKEQREKCTTFPIFYYELNDIKNLSGKEFIKLLKSEFPKLKKIVVGFDFCFGKNRANSTEELKSLFDGEVVVVNEISINDIAIHSRIIREYIKNGDFETANTLLGRKYEIKGTQIKGQGLGKSDFVPTINLDIKEYLLPNEGVYITKTKVDNVSYPSISFLGHRVTTDGNFAVETHILNKDISAHNSNISIKFFKKLRDNQKFDSFEKLKEQIVNDINDCKIYFNLNL, from the coding sequence ATGAATAAAGATAAAAAGAATATAACATCTATTGCAATTGGAGGATTTGATGGGATGCATATAGCCCATCAATCTTTATTTAATAACTTAACTTCAAATGGTGCAATTATTGCTATTGAAACTGGTCATGCAAATATGACCCCAAAAGAACAAAGAGAAAAATGCACAACTTTCCCAATATTTTATTATGAATTAAATGATATAAAAAACTTAAGTGGTAAAGAGTTTATAAAACTATTAAAAAGTGAATTCCCAAAATTAAAAAAAATAGTTGTAGGTTTTGATTTTTGTTTTGGAAAAAATAGAGCTAACTCTACAGAAGAGCTAAAATCACTCTTTGATGGAGAAGTTGTTGTTGTAAATGAAATAAGTATAAATGATATTGCAATACACTCAAGAATAATCAGAGAATACATAAAAAACGGAGACTTTGAAACAGCAAATACCCTCCTTGGAAGAAAATATGAAATAAAAGGAACTCAAATAAAGGGTCAAGGCTTAGGAAAGTCAGATTTTGTTCCAACTATTAACCTAGATATAAAAGAGTATTTATTACCTAATGAAGGAGTTTATATCACTAAAACAAAAGTTGATAATGTAAGCTATCCATCCATTTCATTTTTAGGTCACAGAGTCACTACTGATGGAAATTTTGCAGTTGAAACACATATTTTAAATAAAGATATTTCAGCACACAATAGTAATATATCAATTAAATTTTTCAAAAAATTAAGAGACAATCAAAAGTTTGATTCTTTTGAAAAACTAAAAGAACAAATAGTAAATGATATAAATGATTGTAAAATCTATTTTAATCTTAATTTATAA